From the genome of Mesorhizobium japonicum MAFF 303099, one region includes:
- a CDS encoding phosphotransferase family protein produces the protein MIAEDRICALPCWIGAIEIAPLPGGLSNANYVVSDAAGKHVVRFGQDYPFHHVFREREVMTARAAHAAGFAPAVHYSEPGILVTQFLGARTFLAEDVRANLGRVAALLRSFHREMPNHVSGAGFMFWVFHVIRDYARTLEEGNSRKRSDLPRLLTLADELERAQKLLPIVFGHNDLLPANILDDGNRLWLIDFEYAGFNTAMFDLAGVASNAGMSDEESFAFLTAYFMKEPDAAIRRSHAAMQCASLLREAMWSMVSELYLDAPGIDYVAYTEENLVRLDAALENYRTKYGILKP, from the coding sequence GTGATTGCCGAAGATCGCATCTGCGCCCTGCCGTGCTGGATCGGCGCCATCGAGATCGCCCCCCTGCCCGGCGGCCTGAGCAACGCCAATTATGTGGTCAGCGACGCTGCCGGGAAACATGTCGTGCGCTTCGGCCAGGACTACCCCTTCCACCATGTCTTCCGCGAGCGCGAGGTGATGACCGCGCGGGCGGCCCATGCCGCCGGCTTCGCGCCGGCCGTGCACTATTCCGAGCCCGGCATCCTGGTGACGCAGTTTCTCGGCGCCAGGACCTTCCTCGCCGAAGACGTGCGCGCCAATCTCGGCCGTGTGGCGGCGCTGCTGCGATCCTTCCATCGCGAGATGCCGAACCATGTCTCCGGCGCCGGCTTCATGTTCTGGGTGTTCCACGTCATCCGCGACTATGCGCGCACGCTCGAGGAAGGCAACAGCCGCAAGCGCAGCGACTTGCCGCGTCTGCTAACGCTGGCTGATGAGCTGGAGCGGGCGCAGAAATTGCTGCCGATCGTCTTCGGCCACAATGATCTTTTGCCAGCCAACATTCTCGACGACGGCAACAGGCTGTGGCTGATCGATTTCGAATATGCCGGCTTCAACACGGCAATGTTCGACCTTGCCGGCGTCGCCTCGAACGCCGGGATGAGCGACGAGGAATCCTTCGCCTTCCTGACCGCCTATTTCATGAAGGAGCCGGACGCGGCGATCCGCCGCTCGCACGCTGCCATGCAATGCGCCTCGCTGTTGCGCGAGGCGATGTGGAGCATGGTGTCGGAACTCTATCTCGACGCGCCCGGCATCGACTACGTCGCCTACACCGAGGAAAACCTCGTGCGGCTCGACGCGGCGCTGGAAAACTACCGGACAAAATACGGGATCCTGAAACCATGA
- a CDS encoding DeoR/GlpR family DNA-binding transcription regulator: protein MVHSKRHGEILRLLQEEGTVTIASLADRLGVSLETVRRDVKPLSSDGSVLKMHGAIGLPSMVGEAPFERRMRENADAKRIIARMVAATIRDGESVMLDTGTTTSFLARELLGHRRLTVVTNSSDIARTLATINGNKVYMAGGELRSDSGAAFGTSAIEFVSRFSVSHAIISTGAVDAVTGVMDYDLEEAEFARMVLSRGQRSLVITDHTKFGRQGLVQVCGFDGFSELATDRSPPHDIAAALAQAGARLSIAGGEAGF, encoded by the coding sequence ATGGTCCATTCCAAACGCCACGGCGAGATCCTGCGGCTGCTGCAGGAAGAAGGAACCGTCACCATCGCCAGCCTGGCCGATCGGCTGGGTGTTTCGCTGGAAACCGTGCGCCGCGACGTCAAGCCACTCAGCAGCGACGGCTCGGTCCTGAAGATGCATGGCGCCATCGGCCTGCCGTCCATGGTCGGCGAGGCGCCGTTCGAAAGGCGCATGCGCGAGAATGCCGATGCCAAGCGCATCATTGCCCGCATGGTCGCCGCCACCATCCGCGACGGGGAATCGGTCATGCTGGACACCGGCACCACGACCTCGTTCCTGGCCCGGGAACTGCTCGGCCACCGGCGGCTGACGGTCGTTACCAATTCGTCCGATATCGCCCGCACGCTGGCCACCATCAACGGCAACAAGGTCTATATGGCCGGCGGCGAATTGCGCAGCGATTCAGGTGCCGCGTTCGGCACTTCGGCCATCGAGTTCGTCAGCCGCTTCTCGGTCAGCCATGCCATCATATCCACTGGCGCCGTCGATGCGGTGACGGGGGTCATGGACTATGATCTGGAAGAGGCCGAATTCGCCCGCATGGTGCTGTCGCGTGGCCAGCGCTCGCTCGTCATCACCGACCACACCAAGTTCGGCCGCCAGGGCCTGGTCCAGGTCTGCGGCTTCGACGGCTTTTCCGAACTCGCCACCGACCGTTCGCCGCCGCACGACATAGCCGCGGCGCTGGCGCAGGCCGGCGCGCGGCTCAGCATCGCCGGCGGCGAAGCCGGATTTTAG
- a CDS encoding sensor histidine kinase yields MSLKRPRSLKWSLVLRIALLQCAMLTLIIVGILGALLATGLIPHDYEDGTMDVLADAVARDAGGKLVLRETSDLTKLRSEVPDLWFIIRDKPGQRLQEGTVPAIFQPFAELLDTISDARIDNSIGESAPPDAKIRWTETAAGNVQIFTGTKGGLSLLRLLGQAPQFFLQGILPLAGLMALATLFATPWVVRGALSGLGHAAAEAERIDIDQRGVQLPLKDVPKEVTPLVKAVNAALARLDKGYERHKRFLTDAAHELRTPVAILNTRLASLPATPERARLLQDAARLSTLTDQLLDLQRLDRQTTPFEKVDLVAIARGVIVDLAPMAFSAGYEMSFEPERETVFATGDRTAIERAVTNIVQNAIEHGGRAGKITVSVTASAVIEVRDEGDGVPPDERERIFEPFYRLRPQDHGAGLGLNLVQEIMQLHGGRIDILDGKPSGACFRMSFRALPA; encoded by the coding sequence ATGAGCCTCAAGCGCCCGCGTTCGCTCAAATGGAGCCTGGTGCTGCGCATCGCCTTACTGCAATGCGCGATGCTGACGCTGATCATCGTCGGCATTCTCGGCGCGTTGCTCGCCACCGGCCTCATTCCGCACGACTATGAGGACGGCACGATGGACGTGCTGGCGGATGCGGTGGCGCGTGACGCTGGCGGCAAGCTTGTGCTGCGCGAGACCTCGGATCTGACGAAACTGCGATCCGAAGTCCCCGACCTCTGGTTCATTATCCGCGACAAGCCGGGGCAGCGGCTGCAGGAAGGCACGGTTCCGGCCATCTTCCAGCCTTTCGCCGAACTGCTGGACACGATCAGCGACGCGCGTATCGACAATTCCATCGGCGAGAGCGCGCCGCCGGATGCAAAGATCCGCTGGACCGAAACGGCCGCGGGCAACGTCCAGATCTTCACCGGCACCAAGGGCGGGCTTTCGCTGCTGCGCCTGCTCGGACAGGCGCCGCAATTCTTCCTGCAAGGCATATTGCCGCTCGCCGGCCTCATGGCGCTGGCCACGCTCTTCGCGACGCCGTGGGTGGTGCGCGGCGCGCTGTCGGGTCTTGGCCATGCGGCCGCCGAAGCCGAACGCATCGACATCGACCAGCGCGGCGTGCAACTGCCGCTGAAGGATGTGCCAAAGGAAGTCACGCCGCTGGTCAAGGCGGTGAACGCCGCCCTTGCGCGCCTCGACAAGGGATACGAGCGCCACAAGCGCTTCCTTACCGATGCCGCCCATGAGCTCCGAACGCCGGTCGCCATCCTCAACACACGCCTGGCCTCGCTGCCGGCGACACCGGAACGGGCACGGCTGCTGCAGGACGCCGCACGGCTTTCGACGCTGACCGACCAGTTGCTCGACCTGCAACGCCTCGATCGGCAGACCACGCCTTTCGAGAAAGTCGATCTCGTGGCGATCGCGCGCGGCGTCATCGTCGACCTCGCGCCGATGGCGTTTTCGGCCGGATACGAGATGTCGTTCGAGCCGGAACGGGAAACGGTTTTCGCCACCGGCGATCGCACCGCGATCGAGCGCGCGGTGACCAACATCGTGCAGAACGCCATCGAGCATGGCGGCAGGGCTGGCAAGATCACCGTCAGTGTCACCGCTTCCGCTGTCATCGAGGTGCGGGACGAAGGCGACGGCGTACCGCCAGACGAGCGCGAACGCATCTTCGAGCCCTTCTACCGGCTGCGCCCGCAGGATCACGGCGCCGGGCTCGGCCTCAACCTGGTGCAGGAAATCATGCAGTTGCATGGCGGGCGCATCGATATCCTCGACGGCAAGCCGAGCGGCGCCTGCTTCCGGATGAGTTTTCGCGCCTTGCCGGCCTGA
- a CDS encoding response regulator transcription factor, producing MRILLVEDEPEMVSALRAALKRHDMVVDHAGTLLEAEGFVAVDSYDAILLDRQLPDGDGLSLVPRLRSAANTTPVLVLTAKGDTSDKVDGLDMGADDYLAKPFAFEELLARLRALLRRPAPLQSQFIRAGHLVLDVGHREAAIGGEPLSLPRRELLVLEALMRRTGRMVQREALMEAVFGLDDEIQSNALDTHVSRLRRKLADADAGVTINGIRGVGYLLRETT from the coding sequence ATGCGTATCTTGCTGGTCGAAGACGAGCCCGAGATGGTCTCGGCGCTGCGTGCCGCGCTGAAGCGCCACGACATGGTGGTCGATCACGCCGGCACATTGCTTGAGGCGGAAGGCTTCGTCGCCGTCGACAGCTACGACGCCATCCTGCTCGACCGCCAGTTGCCCGACGGCGACGGGCTGTCGCTGGTGCCGAGATTGCGCTCGGCGGCGAACACCACGCCGGTGCTGGTGCTGACGGCCAAGGGCGACACGTCCGACAAGGTCGATGGGCTGGACATGGGCGCGGACGACTATCTGGCAAAGCCGTTCGCCTTCGAGGAATTGCTGGCCCGCTTGCGCGCATTGCTCAGGCGGCCGGCGCCGCTGCAGTCGCAATTCATCCGCGCCGGCCATCTGGTGCTCGATGTCGGACATCGCGAGGCGGCGATCGGCGGCGAGCCGCTCAGCCTGCCGCGCCGCGAACTGCTGGTGCTGGAAGCACTGATGCGGCGCACCGGCCGCATGGTGCAGCGCGAGGCGCTGATGGAAGCGGTGTTCGGCCTCGACGACGAGATCCAATCCAACGCGCTCGACACCCATGTCTCGCGCCTGCGCCGCAAGCTCGCCGACGCCGATGCCGGCGTGACGATCAACGGCATTCGCGGCGTCGGCTATCTGCTGCGCGAAACGACGTGA
- a CDS encoding class I SAM-dependent methyltransferase produces MPAHDALSFLMAWTVAPFRIGSVTPSSSSLAALMTRDIGPETGPVLELGPGTGPFTRALLSRGVREDDLTLIESDPDFAALLMRRFPAARIFEMDAVGLRHLSLFPGPVVGAAVSGLPVRLISPRKTLAILEGVFANLRPGGALYQFTLGRRCPFDQSLLDRLDLEVTRIGHTFRNFPPATVYRVARIKTLGTYDWRFA; encoded by the coding sequence ATGCCTGCACATGATGCCCTGTCTTTTCTCATGGCGTGGACCGTGGCGCCGTTCAGGATCGGCTCCGTCACGCCGTCCAGTTCCAGCCTGGCGGCGTTGATGACACGCGACATCGGTCCCGAGACAGGCCCTGTGCTGGAGCTCGGTCCTGGAACCGGCCCGTTCACACGGGCCCTGCTGTCGCGCGGGGTGCGGGAAGACGATCTGACTCTGATCGAGTCCGATCCGGATTTTGCAGCACTTCTCATGCGACGCTTTCCGGCCGCCCGGATTTTCGAAATGGATGCCGTCGGCCTGCGTCATCTGTCGCTCTTCCCTGGCCCGGTGGTTGGCGCCGCCGTCAGCGGGCTGCCCGTCCGCCTGATTTCACCGCGCAAGACGCTTGCCATTCTCGAAGGCGTTTTCGCGAACCTTCGCCCGGGCGGGGCGCTCTATCAGTTCACACTCGGCCGGCGCTGCCCATTCGATCAATCGCTGCTCGACCGGCTCGATCTCGAAGTCACGCGGATCGGCCATACCTTTCGCAATTTCCCGCCGGCGACGGTCTACCGCGTCGCCAGGATCAAGACGCTCGGGACCTATGACTGGCGCTTCGCGTGA
- a CDS encoding DedA family protein, giving the protein MTGPLSAILGFGLFGVFCLAFTEKILPIPPSHVLLLFLGMTAAPDSSMLAILLAVTTLASFAGCLVWYGVGRRIGFNRADRLIERVGRYVFLRPVTYRKLGQAYRRNHVRVSLLAQFIPTVRNYLPIAAGALGLPALPFAMATLLGATIWNAGFLLTGYLLRGSGQDSFTVGLRIIVIVVALETAFMLALRYGPAWRRRIRLALG; this is encoded by the coding sequence GTGACCGGTCCGTTGTCGGCCATTCTCGGCTTCGGCCTGTTCGGCGTCTTCTGCCTCGCCTTCACCGAGAAGATCCTGCCGATCCCGCCCTCGCATGTGCTGCTGCTGTTCCTCGGCATGACGGCGGCGCCGGACAGTTCGATGCTGGCGATCCTGCTGGCGGTGACGACACTTGCCTCCTTCGCCGGTTGCCTTGTCTGGTATGGGGTTGGCCGCCGGATCGGATTTAACCGTGCCGACCGGCTGATCGAACGGGTCGGCAGATATGTCTTCCTGCGCCCGGTAACCTACCGCAAGCTTGGCCAGGCCTATCGCCGCAATCATGTCCGGGTGTCGCTGCTGGCGCAGTTCATCCCGACGGTGCGCAACTATCTGCCGATCGCGGCCGGCGCGCTTGGTCTGCCGGCGCTGCCCTTCGCGATGGCGACGCTGCTGGGCGCCACAATCTGGAATGCAGGCTTCCTCCTGACCGGCTATCTTTTGCGCGGCAGCGGCCAGGATTCCTTCACGGTGGGCTTGCGCATCATCGTCATTGTCGTGGCGCTGGAGACGGCCTTCATGCTTGCATTGCGCTATGGGCCCGCATGGCGGCGGCGCATCAGGCTGGCGCTCGGCTGA
- a CDS encoding LysR substrate-binding domain-containing protein — translation MAFTIRQLQFFIAVAEQGTVSGAAQNLSISQSSVTEAIKELESDLGVELFERHPRGLNITHKGHQFLRHATKILADVSDARRSFSGEQAVAGGRLQLGVTSLVAGYVLSDLLARYRRAYPGVEVSAIEDNGDYLEHLLIGGKLDIAVMVTSNLRDRTALQSEILEVSAYRLWLPLGHSLVGADIISIGDIAGEPLIMLTVDEIEENTGKLLAAIGAKPHVAFRTRSVEAVRSLVATGAGVALLPDLVYRPWSLEGDRIESRDISGSLPVVQVGMVWRRGSSLPQAARDFIGLAQSQRTVRR, via the coding sequence ATGGCCTTCACCATCCGCCAGTTGCAATTCTTCATCGCCGTCGCCGAACAAGGCACGGTGTCGGGCGCCGCGCAGAATCTCTCCATCTCGCAATCGTCGGTCACCGAAGCGATCAAGGAGCTCGAAAGCGATCTCGGCGTCGAATTGTTCGAACGCCATCCGCGCGGCCTCAACATCACCCATAAGGGCCACCAGTTCCTGCGCCACGCGACCAAGATCCTTGCCGACGTGTCCGACGCCCGCCGCTCTTTTTCCGGCGAACAAGCGGTGGCGGGAGGGCGGCTGCAGCTTGGCGTCACCTCGCTGGTCGCCGGCTATGTGCTGTCGGATCTGCTTGCCCGCTACCGCCGCGCCTATCCGGGCGTCGAGGTCTCGGCCATCGAGGACAATGGCGACTACCTCGAACACCTCTTGATCGGCGGCAAGCTGGACATCGCCGTCATGGTCACCTCCAATCTGCGCGACCGCACGGCGCTGCAATCGGAAATCCTCGAAGTCTCGGCCTATCGCCTGTGGCTGCCGCTTGGCCATTCGCTCGTCGGCGCCGACATTATCAGCATTGGCGATATCGCCGGCGAGCCGCTGATCATGCTCACCGTCGACGAGATCGAGGAGAACACGGGAAAGCTGCTGGCGGCGATCGGCGCCAAGCCGCATGTCGCCTTCCGCACCCGTTCGGTGGAAGCCGTGCGCAGCCTGGTCGCCACCGGCGCCGGCGTGGCATTGCTGCCCGATCTCGTCTATCGGCCATGGTCGCTGGAAGGCGACCGCATCGAATCGCGCGATATTTCGGGCTCCTTGCCGGTGGTGCAGGTCGGTATGGTCTGGCGGCGCGGTTCTAGCCTGCCGCAAGCGGCGCGCGATTTCATCGGCCTTGCCCAGTCGCAGCGCACGGTCCGCCGCTAG
- a CDS encoding helix-turn-helix domain-containing protein — protein MDIAEVSRRTGVPASTLRYYEEKGLVASIGRRGQRRLFDPAVLDRLALIALGRAGGFTLDDISSMLTPDGLPKMDRGRLDAKANELDQIIQRLRAIRKALRHAAKCPAARPMECPTFCRAVRLAGAGRFEVAPLAPFRAEAVSVTRRKRETGDVRLE, from the coding sequence ATGGACATTGCCGAAGTGTCGCGCCGCACCGGCGTGCCCGCCTCCACACTTCGCTACTACGAGGAGAAGGGCCTCGTCGCCTCGATCGGCCGTCGCGGCCAGCGCCGCCTGTTCGACCCTGCCGTCCTGGACCGACTCGCCTTGATCGCGCTCGGACGCGCCGGTGGATTCACACTGGACGACATTTCCTCGATGCTGACGCCCGACGGCCTGCCGAAAATGGATCGAGGGCGCCTCGATGCCAAGGCGAATGAACTGGACCAAATCATCCAGCGCCTGAGGGCCATCCGAAAGGCTTTGCGTCACGCCGCTAAATGTCCGGCCGCCCGGCCGATGGAGTGCCCGACTTTCTGCCGCGCCGTCAGGCTTGCGGGCGCCGGCCGCTTCGAGGTTGCTCCGCTCGCGCCGTTCAGGGCGGAGGCGGTTTCCGTCACAAGGCGCAAGCGCGAGACTGGCGACGTTCGCCTGGAGTAG
- a CDS encoding class I SAM-dependent methyltransferase encodes MPQSAPPNTRQAVLWNDVSGKAWVEMQPILDEILAPFERLVVDAGYPREGGNVLDIGCGAGATTLAMARRVGNDGNCVGLDISQPLVALATERTKLGEVANASFEVGDAQTYAFESGHFDAAISRFGVMFFDDPMAAFTNIRKAVRRRGKLAFVAWRSPLENDFMTTAVRAAAPFLPPAPAPDPDAPGQFAFADGAKVRRILEASGWASIEVEQADVPCRIAQRDLMAYATRLGPLGAALREVDRATAERITTVLPAAFAPFVDDGEARFNAACWLVTALA; translated from the coding sequence ATGCCGCAATCCGCGCCGCCGAACACACGGCAAGCAGTGCTCTGGAACGATGTCAGCGGAAAGGCCTGGGTCGAGATGCAGCCGATCCTCGACGAGATACTGGCGCCGTTCGAGCGGCTGGTGGTCGATGCCGGCTATCCCAGGGAAGGGGGCAATGTCCTGGACATCGGCTGTGGCGCCGGCGCCACAACCCTGGCGATGGCGCGCCGCGTGGGCAACGACGGAAATTGTGTGGGGCTCGACATCTCGCAACCGCTTGTCGCCCTGGCGACGGAGCGCACGAAGCTGGGAGAGGTAGCAAACGCAAGTTTTGAAGTGGGCGATGCCCAGACATATGCGTTCGAATCCGGGCATTTCGACGCTGCAATCTCCCGCTTCGGTGTCATGTTCTTCGATGATCCCATGGCCGCGTTCACCAACATAAGAAAGGCCGTGAGGCGCCGTGGCAAACTCGCCTTTGTTGCCTGGCGCAGTCCGCTTGAGAATGATTTCATGACGACCGCCGTGCGAGCGGCTGCGCCTTTCCTGCCGCCTGCACCCGCGCCAGACCCCGATGCGCCGGGTCAGTTTGCCTTTGCCGACGGCGCCAAGGTGAGGCGGATCCTGGAAGCGAGCGGCTGGGCTTCAATCGAAGTCGAACAGGCGGACGTCCCGTGTCGGATCGCCCAACGCGATCTGATGGCGTATGCCACCCGGCTAGGGCCGCTCGGCGCCGCGCTGCGCGAGGTTGACCGGGCAACGGCCGAAAGAATCACCACGGTGTTGCCGGCTGCGTTCGCGCCTTTCGTTGACGACGGTGAGGCTCGCTTCAATGCCGCCTGCTGGCTGGTGACGGCACTTGCTTGA
- a CDS encoding ABC transporter substrate-binding protein, giving the protein MNSFLKSCTALTVALTFSGQAIAQVKELGKGEGQVNIVAWPGYIERGETDKGYDWVTAFEKESGCKVNVKTANTSDEMVSLMNEGGFDLVTASGDASLRLVAGKRVQPINTDLIPSWKTVDDRLKDAPWFTVDKVHYGVPYQWGPNILMYNTEVFKEAPKSWNVVFEEMKLPDGKSNKGRVQAYDGPIHIADAANYLMFHKPELGIKDPYELNEDQYKAALELLRVQRTLVGRYWHDAAIQVDDFQNEGVVASGSWPYQVNTLVAAKKPVASTVPEEGVTGWADTTMMEADAAHPNCAYMWLEHSLSPKVQGDVSAWFGSLPVVPAACKGNELLTDEGCKTNGYDNFDKIKFWKTPVSKCATQNDQCVPYYRWVSDYIGVIGGR; this is encoded by the coding sequence ATGAATTCATTCCTGAAGTCATGCACGGCGCTGACGGTCGCGCTGACCTTCTCGGGTCAGGCCATCGCCCAGGTCAAGGAACTCGGCAAGGGCGAGGGCCAGGTCAACATCGTTGCCTGGCCGGGCTACATCGAGCGCGGCGAGACCGACAAGGGCTATGACTGGGTCACCGCCTTCGAGAAGGAGAGCGGCTGCAAGGTCAACGTCAAGACCGCCAACACCTCCGACGAGATGGTCTCGCTGATGAACGAGGGGGGCTTCGACCTCGTCACGGCTTCGGGCGATGCTTCGCTGCGCCTCGTCGCCGGCAAGCGCGTGCAGCCGATCAACACCGATCTCATCCCGAGCTGGAAGACGGTCGACGACCGGCTGAAGGACGCCCCCTGGTTCACCGTCGACAAGGTGCATTACGGCGTTCCTTACCAGTGGGGACCGAACATCCTGATGTACAACACCGAGGTGTTCAAGGAAGCGCCCAAGAGCTGGAACGTCGTCTTCGAGGAGATGAAGCTGCCGGACGGCAAGTCCAACAAGGGCCGCGTCCAGGCCTATGACGGGCCGATCCACATCGCCGATGCTGCCAACTATCTGATGTTCCATAAGCCGGAACTCGGCATCAAGGATCCCTACGAACTCAACGAAGACCAGTACAAGGCGGCGCTCGAACTGCTGCGCGTGCAGCGCACGCTGGTTGGCCGCTACTGGCATGATGCAGCCATCCAGGTCGACGATTTCCAGAATGAAGGTGTCGTCGCCTCCGGTTCGTGGCCGTATCAGGTCAACACGCTGGTCGCGGCCAAGAAGCCGGTTGCCTCGACCGTGCCGGAAGAAGGCGTCACCGGCTGGGCCGACACCACCATGATGGAAGCCGACGCGGCGCACCCGAACTGCGCCTATATGTGGCTCGAACATTCGCTGTCGCCGAAAGTGCAGGGTGATGTCTCGGCCTGGTTCGGATCGCTCCCCGTGGTGCCCGCCGCCTGCAAGGGCAACGAGCTCCTGACCGATGAAGGCTGCAAGACCAACGGCTACGACAATTTCGACAAGATCAAGTTCTGGAAGACGCCGGTCTCGAAATGCGCCACCCAGAACGACCAGTGCGTGCCCTACTACCGCTGGGTGTCGGACTATATCGGCGTCATCGGCGGACGGTGA
- a CDS encoding ABC transporter ATP-binding protein, with protein MTSAVSFQKVSRHFGSVRAVDAVDLDIAPGEFFAMLGPSGSGKTTCLRLIAGFEQPTSGSLSIFGERAEGVPPYRRNVNTVFQDYALFPHLNVLDNVAYGLMVKGVGKAARHKAAEEALSLVRLPGYGARRPGQLSGGQRQRVALARALVNQPKVLLLDEPLGALDLKLRENMQEELKSLQKALGITFVFVTHDQGEALSMADRVAVFNDGRIMQIGTPEDIYQRPRTRFVADFVGSSNVLPPDFVQRYSGQHRWGSLRPESIRVSRAATGEGVAARLVSTNYLGATTRLALDADGLKLHAVVPAGTVLPAEGEAVVLTFNREHLHLMDEPA; from the coding sequence ATGACATCAGCCGTCTCCTTCCAGAAAGTCTCGCGCCATTTCGGCAGCGTGCGCGCGGTCGACGCGGTCGACCTCGACATCGCGCCGGGCGAGTTCTTCGCCATGCTTGGGCCTTCCGGGTCCGGCAAGACGACATGCCTGCGCCTCATCGCCGGTTTCGAGCAGCCGACTTCGGGTTCGCTCTCGATCTTCGGCGAACGCGCCGAGGGCGTGCCGCCCTATCGCCGCAACGTCAACACTGTCTTCCAGGACTATGCGCTGTTCCCGCATCTCAATGTGCTTGATAACGTCGCTTATGGGCTGATGGTCAAGGGCGTCGGCAAGGCAGCGCGGCACAAGGCGGCCGAGGAAGCACTGTCGCTCGTCAGGTTGCCCGGCTACGGCGCCCGCCGCCCCGGCCAGCTTTCCGGCGGCCAGCGCCAGCGTGTCGCGCTCGCCCGCGCTCTGGTCAACCAGCCCAAGGTGCTGCTGCTCGACGAGCCGCTCGGCGCGCTCGACCTGAAGCTGCGCGAGAACATGCAGGAGGAGCTGAAATCGCTGCAGAAGGCGCTCGGCATCACCTTCGTCTTCGTCACCCATGACCAGGGCGAGGCGCTGTCGATGGCCGACCGCGTCGCCGTCTTCAACGACGGCAGGATCATGCAGATCGGCACGCCGGAGGATATCTATCAGCGGCCGAGAACCCGCTTCGTCGCCGATTTCGTCGGCTCCTCCAACGTGCTGCCGCCGGATTTCGTCCAGCGCTATTCCGGCCAGCATCGCTGGGGCAGTCTGCGCCCTGAATCCATTCGCGTCAGCCGCGCGGCAACCGGCGAAGGCGTCGCCGCCCGCCTCGTCTCGACCAACTATCTCGGCGCCACCACTAGGCTGGCGCTCGATGCCGACGGATTGAAGCTGCACGCCGTGGTCCCGGCTGGCACGGTGCTGCCTGCCGAGGGCGAAGCGGTGGTGCTCACCTTCAACCGCGAGCACCTGCATCTGATGGATGAGCCGGCATGA
- a CDS encoding ABC transporter permease — MSVDVTMPRATAPAILPGSGGMRGALSDLFWRRPQLLLLLMLLPPVLWLGIVYIGSLFALLAQSFFSIDEFSGLINRQFTLKTYGDLLQAANLDIILRTVTMAALVTVASAIVAFPIAYYAARYARGRWKALFYLGVMLPLWSSYLVKIYAWKLILAKEGILTWLFGKLHLQWLLDAWLSLPVVGGNSLSVSFTGTFIVFVYVWLPFMILPVQAALERVPGNLVEASSDLGASPGQTFRNVLFPLALPGIVAGSIFTFSLTLGDYIIPQIIGTSRLFIGQAVYSQQGTAGNIPLAAAFTVVPIVIMGFYLWGAKRMGAFDAL; from the coding sequence ATGAGCGTCGACGTCACCATGCCGCGCGCCACGGCCCCCGCTATCCTGCCCGGCAGCGGCGGCATGCGCGGCGCGCTGTCGGACCTGTTCTGGCGTCGGCCGCAACTGCTTCTGCTGCTCATGCTCTTGCCGCCGGTGCTGTGGCTCGGCATCGTCTATATCGGCTCGCTCTTCGCGCTGCTGGCGCAGAGCTTTTTCTCCATCGACGAGTTCTCCGGCCTCATCAACCGCCAGTTCACGCTGAAGACCTATGGCGACCTGTTGCAGGCCGCCAATCTCGACATCATCCTGCGCACGGTCACCATGGCGGCCCTCGTCACCGTGGCCTCGGCCATCGTCGCCTTTCCGATCGCCTACTACGCCGCGCGCTATGCGCGTGGCCGCTGGAAGGCGCTGTTCTATCTCGGCGTCATGCTGCCACTGTGGTCGAGCTATCTGGTCAAGATCTATGCCTGGAAGCTGATCCTGGCCAAGGAAGGTATCCTCACCTGGCTCTTCGGCAAACTGCATCTGCAATGGCTGCTCGATGCCTGGCTGTCGCTGCCGGTTGTCGGCGGCAACTCGCTGTCGGTGTCGTTCACCGGCACCTTCATCGTCTTCGTCTATGTCTGGCTGCCCTTCATGATCTTGCCGGTACAGGCCGCCCTCGAGCGCGTGCCCGGCAATCTGGTCGAAGCCTCCTCCGATCTCGGCGCTTCGCCGGGGCAGACCTTCCGCAACGTGCTGTTCCCGCTGGCCCTGCCCGGCATTGTCGCCGGCTCGATCTTCACCTTCTCGCTGACATTGGGCGACTACATCATCCCGCAGATCATCGGCACGTCGCGCCTGTTCATCGGCCAGGCCGTCTATTCGCAGCAGGGCACCGCCGGCAACATCCCGCTCGCCGCCGCCTTCACCGTGGTGCCCATCGTCATCATGGGCTTCTACCTCTGGGGCGCCAAGCGCATGGGGGCCTTCGATGCGCTCTGA